The following coding sequences are from one Cytophagales bacterium window:
- a CDS encoding ABC transporter permease, protein MNLLENIKEGFRTVKENLLRAILTALIIAIGITSLVGILTAIDSMEHAITGSFSELGANAFDIKSKGYGYRHRHQGRSAKTYPPVDLFQARAFKKQFDFNSKTSVYTYISQIAEIKSLSRVKGGSSRKTNPNVSVIGIDENFLDNKDYDLLAGRNFSNIELKYGSNVAIIGNEIANVLFEKENPVDQTIRLLGLQYHIIGILKKRGSLTGGKGADRLVLIPIENSRHIATGRQQTNQINIKIHNSVDLDYAMGEATGVMRYIRRDLPGEEDSFELSKSDTLTAALEEISGYLRIGGFLIGFVTLIGAAVALMNIMMVSVTERTKEIGMRKALGATPWLIRQQFLIEAIIICQLGGIAGIIFGIIIGNIVPQLIGAGAFVVPWLWIIVGLSVCVVVGILSGYYPAYKASKVDPIESLRFE, encoded by the coding sequence ATGAACTTATTAGAAAATATCAAAGAAGGCTTCAGAACAGTCAAAGAAAACCTGCTGAGAGCAATATTAACTGCGCTGATCATTGCAATTGGCATCACATCCCTTGTCGGTATATTGACTGCCATTGACAGCATGGAACATGCAATCACCGGTAGTTTTTCCGAATTGGGCGCTAATGCTTTTGATATTAAAAGTAAGGGATATGGTTACAGGCATCGCCATCAGGGAAGGTCGGCAAAAACATATCCTCCTGTTGATCTTTTTCAGGCAAGAGCGTTTAAAAAACAATTTGATTTTAATTCAAAAACAAGTGTTTATACTTATATTTCACAAATTGCAGAAATTAAAAGCTTATCGCGGGTGAAAGGAGGGAGCTCCAGGAAGACCAATCCAAACGTGAGTGTTATTGGCATTGATGAGAATTTCTTAGACAATAAAGACTATGATCTGTTGGCAGGTAGAAATTTTTCAAATATTGAACTGAAATACGGATCAAATGTTGCTATCATTGGAAATGAAATAGCCAATGTATTATTTGAAAAAGAAAATCCAGTTGATCAGACCATTCGATTATTAGGGTTGCAATATCACATTATAGGGATTCTCAAAAAGAGGGGGAGCCTGACCGGAGGCAAAGGGGCTGACAGGTTGGTATTAATACCGATAGAAAACTCCAGGCACATCGCAACAGGCCGCCAGCAAACTAACCAAATAAATATAAAAATACATAACAGCGTTGATCTGGACTATGCTATGGGAGAAGCAACAGGTGTGATGAGGTACATTCGCAGGGATCTGCCAGGAGAGGAAGATTCATTTGAGCTCTCAAAAAGTGATACGTTAACAGCAGCGCTTGAAGAGATCTCAGGTTACCTGAGAATTGGAGGGTTTTTGATAGGATTTGTAACGCTGATTGGCGCTGCCGTTGCCCTCATGAATATCATGATGGTTTCTGTGACTGAAAGAACTAAGGAAATAGGCATGAGGAAAGCCCTGGGGGCTACACCCTGGCTTATCAGGCAGCAATTTTTGATTGAGGCGATAATTATATGCCAGTTGGGTGGAATAGCAGGAATAATTTTCGGCATCATTATCGGCAATATTGTCCCTCAACTGATCGGTGCAGGAGCTTTTGTGGTTCCATGGTTATGGATAATTGTTGGGTTAAGCGTTTGTGTGGTGGTAGGTATTCTGTCGGGCTATTATCCTGCGTATAAAGCGTCTAAGGTGGATCCGATCGAATCTTTGAGGTTTGAGTGA
- a CDS encoding asparagine synthetase B, with protein sequence MQKILITILIALSIHAKASYILIPMDETQSDHLKSYGIAYWVLQHEVDVSWLLNYRGGSFMFKYFQQFENELIIRGVSYEVISDAQSTGVLSEIAMPDVNMDIMNLEKVPKIAVYSPKTKQPWDDAVTLVLTYAEIPYDVLFDDEVLAGVLPKYDWLHLHHEDFTGQYGKFWASYRTQPWYIQQQKEFEETARRHGFNKVSQLKLAVVKKIRDYCAGGGFMFAMCSASDTYDIALAAEGVDICHAVFDGDPADPKAQSKLDFSVTFAFQNFIISRNQYEYEYSNIDNQMKERGLNEKNDFFTLFQFSAKWDPIPTMLTQCHTRIIKGFMGQTTAFKKRLIKPEILIMGETRSIKEARYIHNTFGKGTWTFYGGHDPEDYQHYVGEEPTDLNLYPNSPGYRLILNNILFPAARKKKRKT encoded by the coding sequence ATGCAAAAAATCTTAATAACCATATTGATTGCTTTATCTATCCATGCCAAAGCCTCTTATATCCTGATCCCTATGGATGAAACCCAGTCGGATCATCTGAAGTCATACGGTATTGCTTACTGGGTATTACAACATGAAGTAGATGTAAGCTGGTTGTTGAATTACAGGGGTGGAAGTTTCATGTTTAAATATTTTCAACAATTTGAAAATGAATTGATCATCAGGGGCGTGAGCTATGAAGTTATCTCTGATGCACAATCTACCGGGGTATTATCTGAAATAGCAATGCCTGATGTAAACATGGATATAATGAATTTGGAAAAAGTTCCTAAAATAGCTGTATATTCCCCTAAAACAAAGCAGCCGTGGGATGATGCAGTAACGCTTGTGCTAACCTATGCAGAAATTCCTTACGATGTGCTATTTGATGATGAAGTGCTGGCTGGTGTACTGCCAAAGTATGACTGGCTTCACCTTCACCATGAAGATTTTACAGGCCAGTATGGTAAATTCTGGGCAAGCTACAGAACACAGCCATGGTATATCCAGCAGCAAAAAGAATTTGAAGAAACTGCCCGAAGACATGGCTTTAATAAAGTTTCCCAGCTCAAATTAGCAGTTGTAAAAAAAATACGGGATTACTGTGCCGGAGGAGGATTCATGTTTGCTATGTGTTCAGCAAGTGATACCTATGATATTGCCCTGGCAGCAGAAGGTGTTGATATATGCCATGCTGTGTTTGATGGGGACCCGGCAGACCCGAAAGCTCAAAGCAAACTGGATTTTAGCGTTACCTTCGCATTTCAAAATTTTATTATCAGCAGAAATCAATACGAATATGAATACTCCAATATAGATAACCAGATGAAGGAACGGGGCCTGAATGAAAAAAACGATTTCTTCACCCTTTTCCAATTCTCTGCCAAATGGGACCCGATCCCTACAATGCTCACACAGTGCCATACAAGAATTATCAAAGGTTTTATGGGACAAACCACTGCATTTAAAAAAAGATTAATTAAACCCGAAATATTGATCATGGGAGAAACCAGGTCAATCAAGGAAGCAAGATATATACATAATACTTTCGGAAAAGGAACCTGGACATTCTATGGCGGCCATGACCCTGAAGATTACCAGCATTATGTAGGCGAAGAGCCCACTGACCTTAATCTATATCCCAACTCCCCGGGGTACAGGCTGATCCTGAACAATATTTTGTTTCCTGCGGCAAGGAAGAAGAAGAGGAAGACGTGA
- a CDS encoding T9SS type A sorting domain-containing protein has product MKTLEKLFVTTFVNQAKPLMGVLIGIGLTLQSFAQLSEKWVSTYDGNAGRSDKGLAMVIDDKGNSYVTGKSYNGSNYDYATVKYNSAGIERWTASYNGTAYGDDEAIAIAVDDNGNVYVTGKSYNGSSSPYSCENYTQCQIEDAAASMGWILSLVEVGTVDWAMLMDVVYEMCQDGVQDGAVCIENGNYDYATIKYNSKGVEQWVATYNGTGNANDYAKAIGVDNSGNVYVTGNSYGTGTLYDWATVKYDANGIQQWVKRNNGNNGNDAASDLVINDAGNIYVTGQINSSLTTLKYSSSGSVIWGRSDMSGVALDKATAMVLDNIGNVYITGESHVYTNGNYTIIAYITVKYNANGAKQWSAVYNGAANEEPAGIAVDGAGNVYVAGSTYNTYNDDYLIVKYNSVGAQEWAAIYDGSWCSSNTPSNPGAVGYWCVPGDHAKAMTLDADGNVYVTGSSYGSGTNYDIATVKFNANGAEEWVMRYNGSMNQSDDAAAIAVDASGKNVYVSGSVRNSSYNDYVTIKYTSKGSGNGSRINSSLLSMETEVNELKIYPNPTSGEFAVEFNVPETQNIEITLYDVTSRPIYRESFIGFSGTYRKQFDLSNLKTGFAKGIYLLQIISGSEVINKKVLAQ; this is encoded by the coding sequence ATGAAAACACTTGAAAAATTATTCGTGACAACTTTTGTCAATCAGGCAAAGCCATTAATGGGAGTATTAATAGGTATTGGTCTGACTTTGCAAAGTTTTGCCCAACTTTCTGAAAAATGGGTATCAACCTATGATGGTAATGCCGGTCGATCTGATAAAGGATTGGCTATGGTCATAGACGACAAAGGGAACTCTTATGTGACCGGGAAAAGTTATAACGGCAGCAATTACGACTATGCCACCGTAAAATACAATTCTGCCGGTATAGAGCGCTGGACGGCATCCTATAATGGAACTGCATATGGCGATGACGAAGCTATTGCCATAGCCGTTGATGACAACGGGAATGTTTATGTGACCGGGAAAAGTTATAACGGTTCTTCCTCTCCCTATTCGTGTGAGAATTATACACAATGCCAGATAGAGGATGCCGCAGCTTCTATGGGCTGGATATTATCTTTGGTAGAAGTGGGGACAGTAGACTGGGCAATGCTAATGGACGTTGTTTATGAGATGTGTCAAGACGGGGTACAAGACGGGGCGGTCTGTATTGAGAACGGAAATTATGATTATGCCACCATAAAATACAATTCTAAGGGAGTAGAGCAATGGGTGGCAACCTATAATGGAACCGGCAATGCCAATGATTATGCAAAGGCCATAGGTGTTGACAATTCCGGAAATGTGTACGTAACTGGAAATAGTTACGGAACGGGAACACTTTACGATTGGGCCACTGTGAAATACGATGCCAACGGAATACAGCAATGGGTAAAAAGGAACAATGGTAATAACGGCAATGATGCTGCCTCTGATTTGGTTATCAATGATGCCGGCAACATCTATGTTACAGGGCAAATAAACAGCTCTTTAACAACATTGAAATATAGCTCCAGCGGATCAGTTATCTGGGGCAGAAGTGATATGAGCGGAGTTGCTTTGGATAAAGCTACCGCCATGGTTCTCGATAATATCGGTAATGTTTATATTACCGGAGAAAGTCATGTTTATACAAACGGAAACTATACCATTATTGCATATATAACCGTAAAATATAATGCCAACGGAGCAAAACAATGGAGTGCGGTTTATAACGGTGCTGCCAATGAGGAGCCGGCAGGTATAGCCGTGGATGGCGCTGGAAATGTTTATGTTGCAGGAAGTACCTATAACACTTACAATGATGATTATCTAATCGTAAAATACAATTCAGTTGGAGCTCAGGAATGGGCAGCAATTTATGATGGATCATGGTGTTCAAGTAATACACCATCTAACCCCGGAGCAGTGGGCTACTGGTGTGTGCCTGGCGATCATGCTAAAGCTATGACTTTGGATGCTGACGGAAACGTATACGTAACCGGAAGCAGTTATGGATCCGGTACGAATTATGATATTGCCACTGTAAAATTCAATGCCAATGGCGCGGAAGAATGGGTGATGAGATATAATGGAAGCATGAATCAAAGTGACGATGCTGCTGCCATTGCTGTTGATGCTTCTGGGAAAAATGTATATGTAAGTGGTAGCGTTAGAAACAGTTCATATAATGATTATGTTACCATAAAATACACTTCTAAAGGAAGTGGAAATGGCAGTAGAATTAACAGCAGTTTATTAAGTATGGAAACAGAGGTAAATGAACTGAAGATTTACCCAAATCCGACTTCGGGAGAATTTGCAGTAGAATTTAATGTGCCTGAAACACAAAATATTGAAATCACTTTGTATGATGTAACTTCACGTCCCATCTATAGAGAAAGCTTCATTGGATTTTCCGGTACATATCGTAAGCAATTTGACTTATCAAACTTAAAGACAGGATTTGCAAAAGGTATTTACCTGTTACAGATAATTTCCGGCAGTGAAGTTATAAACAAAAAAGTACTTGCTCAATAG
- a CDS encoding Nif3-like dinuclear metal center hexameric protein, whose amino-acid sequence MPKTSEIASYLESFAPLSYQESYDNAGLIVGDPDAKINGILICLDTIESVIDEAIAKKCNLVVSHHPVIFRGLKKLNGSNYVERSVIKAIKNDIAIYAIHTNLDNVSKGVSYKITEKIGLKNVRILRNKTGTLKKLVTFVPIKDTDQLLSALHQAGVGIIGNYQQCSFIVEGVGTFMPYDQAKPHIGKKGILEKVQENRIEVIFPSFLHEKIVETLKEAHPYEEVAYYITTLDNENQDAGAGAIGELEKPIAAKDFLLKLKDQMKLQCIRHSPIFDQFSITRVAVCGGAGSLLLKDAIRKKADVFITADFKYHEFFDAENKIVIADIGHYESEVFTKELIFEILNKKFTNIALDLSKIVTNPINYL is encoded by the coding sequence ATGCCAAAAACAAGCGAAATAGCCAGCTACTTAGAATCATTCGCTCCATTATCATACCAGGAAAGTTACGACAATGCAGGGCTTATTGTTGGAGATCCTGACGCAAAAATAAACGGAATTCTGATTTGTCTTGATACAATTGAGTCAGTAATTGATGAAGCCATTGCAAAAAAATGCAACCTGGTTGTATCCCACCATCCTGTTATATTCAGAGGCTTAAAAAAGCTCAACGGTAGTAATTACGTAGAAAGAAGCGTTATCAAAGCAATAAAAAACGATATTGCCATCTACGCCATTCATACCAACCTGGATAATGTATCAAAAGGCGTAAGCTACAAAATTACTGAAAAGATCGGTTTAAAAAATGTCAGGATACTTCGAAACAAAACAGGTACACTAAAAAAATTAGTAACTTTTGTACCCATAAAGGATACAGATCAATTACTTTCTGCACTTCACCAGGCAGGTGTGGGAATTATTGGTAATTACCAGCAATGCAGTTTCATTGTAGAAGGAGTGGGTACATTTATGCCATACGACCAGGCAAAACCCCATATTGGGAAAAAGGGCATCCTGGAAAAGGTTCAGGAAAACCGAATAGAAGTGATCTTTCCATCGTTTCTGCATGAGAAAATTGTAGAAACGTTAAAAGAAGCACATCCTTACGAAGAAGTGGCCTATTACATTACAACATTAGATAATGAAAACCAGGATGCAGGGGCAGGAGCTATAGGCGAATTAGAAAAGCCAATAGCAGCTAAAGATTTTTTACTAAAACTCAAAGATCAAATGAAATTACAATGTATCAGACATTCTCCAATCTTCGATCAATTTTCAATTACAAGGGTTGCCGTTTGCGGTGGAGCAGGAAGTCTTCTTCTTAAAGATGCTATTAGAAAAAAAGCAGATGTTTTTATTACTGCAGATTTTAAATACCACGAGTTCTTTGACGCAGAAAATAAGATCGTTATTGCAGATATAGGACATTATGAAAGCGAAGTTTTTACAAAAGAATTAATATTTGAGATTTTAAATAAAAAATTCACTAATATTGCACTTGATTTATCTAAGATAGTTACTAACCCGATAAATTACCTTTAG
- the lpxK gene encoding tetraacyldisaccharide 4'-kinase, translated as MMFLKIFLYPFSILYNLVTAFRNHLYNIGYKRSFHFETNIISVGNLTIGGTGKSPHVEYLIRLLKDQYKVATLSRGYGRKTKGFIIADDKCDWETIGDEPMQFYRKFVKPTRFSKPRRFSGITIAVCEDRALAIPQILFEKPDTDVIILDDAFQHRPVIPDLNILLTDYNRQFYNDLLLPAGRLRESRKNAQRADVIIVTKCPENLPEDERRKIETKIRKYSVKESSVFFTGIKYNKPVPVFKDRRATAWSGGMPDQKSILLFSGIADNTSLKNELEKKYKLTRSLDFGDHHNYSATDILKIKNEFSAISEQNKCLLTTEKDMVKLLKPELAEHLKELPVFYVPIEVYFLEGKKEFDGLVLNAITLQNI; from the coding sequence ATAATGTTCTTAAAAATATTTCTATATCCTTTTTCGATATTATACAATCTGGTCACTGCATTCAGAAACCACCTTTATAATATTGGCTATAAAAGATCATTCCATTTTGAGACCAATATCATAAGTGTTGGTAACCTGACTATTGGTGGTACAGGAAAATCACCACATGTTGAATATTTGATACGATTACTCAAAGATCAATATAAGGTTGCAACTTTAAGCAGGGGATATGGTAGAAAAACAAAAGGGTTTATCATTGCAGATGACAAATGTGATTGGGAAACCATAGGTGATGAGCCCATGCAGTTTTATAGGAAATTTGTTAAACCTACGAGATTTTCAAAACCTCGTAGGTTTTCCGGAATTACTATTGCTGTGTGCGAAGACAGGGCATTGGCAATCCCACAAATTCTTTTTGAGAAACCAGATACTGATGTGATAATTTTAGATGATGCTTTTCAGCACAGGCCTGTCATCCCTGATCTGAATATATTACTTACTGATTATAACAGGCAATTTTATAACGATCTTCTATTACCTGCGGGTAGGTTGAGAGAATCAAGAAAAAATGCTCAAAGAGCTGATGTAATAATTGTTACCAAATGTCCTGAAAATTTGCCTGAAGATGAAAGACGCAAGATTGAAACGAAAATAAGGAAATATTCTGTGAAAGAATCGTCTGTATTTTTTACTGGCATTAAATACAATAAACCGGTACCTGTATTTAAAGACAGACGTGCCACTGCCTGGAGCGGTGGCATGCCTGATCAAAAATCCATTTTACTGTTCTCAGGCATAGCTGACAATACATCCTTAAAAAATGAGTTGGAAAAGAAATACAAATTGACCAGATCACTGGATTTTGGAGACCACCATAATTATAGCGCCACAGATATCCTGAAGATAAAAAATGAATTTTCGGCTATCAGTGAACAAAATAAATGCTTATTGACCACAGAAAAAGATATGGTAAAATTACTTAAACCTGAACTGGCAGAACACTTAAAAGAATTGCCGGTGTTTTACGTGCCTATCGAAGTTTATTTTTTAGAAGGAAAGAAGGAATTTGATGGTTTGGTTTTAAATGCAATAACATTGCAAAATATTTAA
- a CDS encoding UPF0175 family protein has translation MQNQEKITIELPASLLSVFSKKHISPSRKVKELTILELYREGEISSGKAADLLGMDRFEFIRYASRLGIPFLDITNDELDSDIKNVKTAGCK, from the coding sequence ATGCAAAACCAGGAAAAAATAACTATAGAATTACCAGCGAGTTTATTGTCTGTTTTTTCAAAAAAGCATATAAGCCCCAGTAGAAAAGTTAAGGAATTGACAATACTTGAATTGTACAGGGAAGGGGAAATTTCGAGTGGAAAAGCAGCGGATCTACTAGGAATGGACAGGTTTGAATTTATCCGGTATGCTTCAAGATTAGGGATACCATTTCTTGATATTACAAATGATGAATTAGATAGTGATATAAAAAATGTTAAAACAGCAGGATGCAAGTAG
- a CDS encoding PKD domain-containing protein: MKTINTVGAAQGARPARGTVIFYLQNSFALLLIFGLSLCAFGQTTIFYDNFSTSSNWIIGNFSPPDNWVIGTTSPSGANAIGIIQSTTSLNGFALFDSDLLCSGSQYAYLDRSGGTMSIDCSAYPYVIIQFEQYYRKGLDSTEIQVSNNDWASGSNFWFYPNNSLAQNAFTPNPDIVSIDISSAAANEPAVWFAIAFKSLSSGCEYAWMVDDFKVIGGSASPPVADFNANLTNINQGDIVSFTDISTNITTSWSWSFPGGTPVSSSLQNPTVTYNTPGTYDVTLTVNNNYGSNTLTKPGYITVSQIYTINQGGTVNTCSGTFYDSGGSGGNYGINENYTMTFCASTPGAQIQFNGTSFDVWTGDLLYVYDGPNTASPQISGSPFDFFNILPTTITSTNVCLTYRFTSDGDIFTTLSGWEANISCVYPPVTDFIANTTNINMGETVSFTDLSTNSPTSWSWSFPGGTPGSSISQNPTITYNTAGTYDVTLTATNADGSNTLTKTGYITVVDPCAVSTEVFLTDIAFYDQPTIQSTSFGSYFTTLPNSISYHPSNPKNYLEPGRYVRFKIRCKNLKSDLGNIVSGECRIRSNDPFITIYDSTSTLNNVVYNTKAWSINEFEIYISPSANNGYQALIDFIVIDNTTSKQYSTKCIPIPIKPLLFSPTTAGTIDDDSNPDSNGNNNNLCESGETIEFYPFLDNISFTLSADYVRGTVENTDGLSGINIWNNVPGVSGTVYSSGWWNYLAGSPQTINPNSQNMPPELDFVFDYTYTSTYMFNLYLVTGGGFYLFGGSNDRTLIQWTLPYTFNAGFPLAPDAPQGIVESVEQNAVNIYPNPTTGEFIIEMESPEMQDIQINVTNILGQSIYAKMLYNIKGFYLTKINLKPNPAGIYNLQIIPDLRSFSVGGNHNNIINRKIILNNN; this comes from the coding sequence ATGAAAACAATCAACACAGTTGGAGCGGCACAAGGTGCCAGACCAGCAAGAGGAACCGTAATATTTTATTTACAAAATTCTTTCGCTTTGCTTTTGATTTTTGGATTATCATTATGTGCGTTTGGTCAAACTACAATTTTTTATGACAATTTTTCTACATCTTCAAACTGGATTATCGGTAATTTCTCACCTCCTGATAATTGGGTAATTGGTACTACATCACCTAGTGGAGCTAATGCGATAGGTATAATACAATCAACTACAAGCCTTAATGGTTTTGCTTTATTTGATTCAGATCTTTTATGTAGTGGTAGCCAATATGCGTATTTGGATAGATCAGGGGGGACAATGTCTATAGATTGTTCAGCCTATCCTTATGTAATTATACAATTTGAACAATATTACAGGAAAGGTCTGGATTCAACCGAAATCCAGGTAAGTAATAACGACTGGGCATCTGGCTCTAATTTTTGGTTCTATCCTAATAATTCTTTAGCACAAAATGCTTTTACACCAAATCCTGATATTGTATCGATTGATATATCAAGTGCTGCAGCTAATGAACCTGCTGTTTGGTTCGCTATTGCTTTTAAAAGCTTATCAAGTGGATGCGAATACGCTTGGATGGTAGATGATTTCAAAGTAATTGGTGGGTCAGCTTCTCCGCCAGTTGCCGACTTTAATGCAAACCTTACTAATATAAATCAAGGAGATATTGTATCATTTACAGATATATCTACAAACATTACAACTTCATGGTCTTGGTCATTCCCTGGGGGTACACCTGTTTCTTCTAGTTTACAAAATCCAACCGTAACATACAATACGCCAGGTACTTATGATGTAACTCTAACAGTAAATAATAATTATGGCTCCAATACATTGACAAAGCCCGGCTATATTACAGTCTCACAAATATATACAATAAACCAAGGTGGTACAGTAAATACCTGTTCAGGTACATTTTATGACAGTGGTGGTAGTGGAGGCAATTATGGTATTAATGAAAATTATACGATGACATTTTGTGCGTCAACTCCTGGGGCACAAATTCAATTCAATGGTACCTCGTTTGATGTTTGGACAGGTGATTTATTATATGTTTATGATGGACCAAATACAGCATCGCCACAAATATCGGGAAGCCCTTTTGATTTTTTCAATATACTTCCAACTACAATAACTTCAACCAATGTGTGTTTGACATATCGGTTTACTTCTGATGGTGACATCTTTACTACTCTATCTGGTTGGGAAGCTAACATTTCCTGTGTTTATCCACCAGTTACAGATTTTATTGCAAACACAACAAATATAAACATGGGAGAAACGGTATCATTTACAGACCTCTCTACTAACAGTCCAACTTCCTGGTCGTGGTCATTCCCGGGAGGTACACCAGGTTCATCAATTTCACAAAATCCAACTATAACCTACAATACAGCAGGAACTTATGATGTAACTTTAACAGCAACAAATGCAGATGGTTCAAATACATTAACTAAAACTGGATATATTACAGTAGTTGATCCTTGTGCTGTTAGTACTGAGGTTTTTTTAACCGACATTGCCTTCTATGATCAGCCAACCATACAAAGCACGTCTTTTGGCAGTTATTTTACTACGCTCCCCAACAGCATATCATATCACCCAAGCAATCCCAAAAATTATTTGGAACCGGGGAGATATGTAAGGTTTAAAATTCGATGTAAAAACTTAAAATCCGATCTTGGAAACATAGTAAGTGGTGAGTGCAGGATCAGATCAAATGATCCGTTTATTACAATATATGACAGCACATCTACACTGAATAATGTTGTTTACAATACAAAGGCCTGGTCTATAAACGAATTTGAGATTTACATATCTCCGAGCGCTAATAATGGTTACCAGGCTCTAATTGATTTTATTGTGATAGATAATACGACTTCTAAACAATATTCAACAAAATGCATTCCTATTCCTATCAAACCATTATTATTTTCCCCAACTACCGCTGGAACTATTGATGACGACAGCAACCCCGATAGCAATGGTAATAACAATAATCTATGTGAATCTGGTGAAACAATAGAATTTTATCCTTTTTTAGATAATATTTCATTTACACTTAGTGCAGATTATGTTAGAGGCACTGTTGAGAATACTGATGGTTTAAGCGGAATAAATATATGGAATAACGTGCCAGGTGTCAGCGGTACGGTTTACAGTTCAGGCTGGTGGAATTATTTGGCAGGATCCCCACAAACAATTAATCCTAATAGCCAAAATATGCCGCCAGAGCTTGATTTTGTTTTTGATTATACTTATACCAGTACTTATATGTTTAATCTGTATTTGGTAACAGGGGGCGGCTTTTATCTGTTTGGCGGCAGCAATGATCGGACTTTAATACAATGGACTTTACCTTATACATTTAATGCTGGATTTCCTTTAGCCCCTGATGCACCTCAGGGTATAGTAGAAAGTGTTGAACAAAATGCAGTAAACATTTATCCCAATCCAACCACAGGTGAGTTTATCATAGAAATGGAAAGCCCTGAAATGCAGGATATACAAATAAACGTCACCAACATCTTGGGTCAGTCAATATATGCCAAAATGCTATACAATATAAAAGGGTTTTACTTAACGAAAATAAACCTGAAACCAAATCCGGCAGGCATTTACAACCTGCAAATTATACCTGACCTCCGAAGCTTTAGCGTAGGAGGTAATCACAATAACATAATCAATCGTAAAATAATCTTGAATAACAATTAA
- a CDS encoding thymidylate synthase, with amino-acid sequence MRPYLELMDHILQNGIEKEDRTGTGTLSVFGYQMRIKLKDGFPLLTTKKLHIRSIIYELLWFLKGDTNIRYLNENGVKIWDEWADENGDLGPVYGYQWRSWPVEDGKAVDQIIHAVDQIKNNPDSRRIIVNAWNVGEINKMALPPCHVLFQFYVADGKLSCQLYQRSADVFLGVPFNIASYALLTMMMAQVCDLQPGDFVHTFGDVHLYLNHLEQAELQLSRTPRPLPEMKINPEVISIFDFKYDDFTLVNYNPHPLIKAEIAV; translated from the coding sequence ATGCGTCCGTATTTAGAATTAATGGATCATATCCTTCAGAATGGGATAGAAAAAGAGGATAGGACCGGCACAGGTACCCTTAGCGTATTTGGTTACCAGATGCGTATTAAATTAAAAGACGGCTTCCCGCTACTTACTACCAAAAAACTTCATATACGATCTATCATTTACGAGTTATTATGGTTCTTAAAGGGAGATACAAATATTAGATATTTGAATGAAAATGGTGTGAAAATATGGGATGAATGGGCTGATGAAAATGGTGATTTAGGGCCAGTTTACGGTTATCAATGGCGATCATGGCCTGTTGAAGATGGTAAAGCTGTTGATCAAATAATCCATGCAGTTGATCAAATAAAAAACAATCCCGATTCACGCAGAATTATCGTAAACGCGTGGAATGTCGGTGAAATTAATAAGATGGCATTGCCGCCCTGCCATGTGTTATTTCAATTTTATGTTGCAGATGGAAAACTTTCCTGTCAATTATATCAAAGAAGTGCAGATGTATTTTTAGGTGTCCCCTTCAATATTGCTTCTTATGCCTTATTAACTATGATGATGGCCCAAGTCTGTGATCTTCAGCCCGGTGATTTTGTTCATACCTTTGGTGATGTACACCTTTATCTTAACCATCTTGAACAAGCTGAATTACAGCTTTCAAGAACCCCTCGTCCTCTACCTGAAATGAAAATAAATCCTGAAGTGATATCTATTTTTGATTTTAAATATGATGATTTTACTCTTGTTAATTATAATCCACATCCACTTATTAAAGCCGAGATTGCAGTGTAG